The following proteins are encoded in a genomic region of Lemur catta isolate mLemCat1 chromosome 10, mLemCat1.pri, whole genome shotgun sequence:
- the TAL2 gene encoding T-cell acute lymphocytic leukemia protein 2 gives MTRKIFTNTRERWRQQNVNSAFAKLRKLIPTHPPDKKLSKNETLRLAMRYINFLVKVLGEQSLQQAGVAAQGNILGLFPQGPHLLGLEDRTLLEDYQVPSPGPSHHIP, from the coding sequence ATGACCAGGAAGATCTTCACAAACACCAGGGAGCGATGGAGGCAGCAGAACGTCAACAGTGCCTTTGCCAAGCTGAGGAAGCTCATCCCCACTCACCCTCCAGACAAAAAGCTGAGCAAAAACGAAACACTTCGCCTGGCCATGAGGTACATCAATTTCCTGGTCAAGGTCCTGGGGGAGCAAAGCCTGCAGCAAGCAGGAGTGGCTGCTCAGGGCAACATTCTGGGACTCTTCCCCCAAGGACCCCACCTGCTGGGCCTGGAGGACAGGACTCTACTTGAGGACTACCAGGTTCCTTCACCTGGCCCCAGCCACCACATTCCATAG